One window from the genome of Desulfovibrio psychrotolerans encodes:
- the asnB gene encoding asparagine synthase (glutamine-hydrolyzing), giving the protein MCGIAGIAGHTAARFAPALEAMCGALRHRGPDAQGRQFFSRCALGHTRLSIVDHATGDQPFASNDGTLSVVFNGELYGYKELRARLPVTFRSASDTELIPALYALHGTQCVRHLPGMFAFALWDDHRQRLLGARDRFGEKPLYYAHGPDGTFVFASELKAILRSGLIRPVISRTALSAYLTLRYVPEGMTIYENVHSLPPGHALIHQPAGNGEPASNGTTRVLPYWQPPAPMAAPPSPLEAVEEFRRLMTQAVRRCLVADVEVGLLLSGGLDSTTIAALASREMPLRSFSFGFTGPRDERPYARAAAAAYGLEHTELTDATGKPDFSDMLNMLCRVYDEPFADSSALPTYQLCRRVSERVKVALSGDGGDELLAGYDYWYAHLVSPPAADAPCHGWSPAAERHWNDIAHFSPAEIEAMGLPPMVRPRLPFAANSVDDALRFDLATFLPADILKKTDRAAMAHGLELRAPFLDTDLAEFLIALPWQYKTDGTTHKLLLRQAFADAWPEAIRHRGKQGFGTSTGQWLAHPGMQLLREYYLKDRNRRIRTLLPDEQIDRHASGNGQKCWLLLVLAAWLEHAEWHAQ; this is encoded by the coding sequence ATGTGCGGCATAGCAGGCATTGCGGGGCATACTGCCGCACGGTTCGCCCCGGCCCTTGAGGCCATGTGCGGGGCGCTGCGCCACAGGGGGCCGGATGCGCAGGGCCGTCAGTTCTTTTCCCGCTGCGCCCTCGGCCACACCCGCCTGAGCATTGTGGACCACGCCACAGGCGACCAGCCCTTCGCCAGCAACGACGGAACCCTGTCCGTTGTCTTCAACGGCGAACTCTACGGCTACAAGGAACTGCGGGCACGGCTCCCGGTCACCTTCCGCTCCGCCTCGGACACGGAACTCATCCCCGCGCTCTACGCCCTCCACGGCACGCAGTGCGTCAGGCATCTTCCCGGCATGTTCGCCTTCGCCCTGTGGGACGACCACAGGCAACGCCTGCTCGGCGCCCGTGACCGGTTCGGCGAAAAGCCCCTCTACTACGCCCACGGACCGGACGGCACCTTCGTGTTCGCCTCCGAGCTCAAGGCCATCCTGCGTTCCGGACTCATCCGCCCGGTCATCAGCCGCACCGCCCTGTCCGCCTATCTCACGCTGCGCTACGTGCCGGAAGGCATGACCATCTACGAAAACGTGCACTCCCTGCCGCCGGGCCACGCCCTCATTCACCAACCTGCCGGAAACGGTGAACCGGCAAGCAACGGCACAACCCGCGTCCTGCCCTACTGGCAGCCGCCCGCTCCCATGGCGGCACCGCCCTCCCCGCTGGAGGCCGTGGAAGAATTCCGCAGGCTTATGACGCAGGCCGTGCGTCGGTGCCTTGTGGCAGATGTGGAAGTGGGCCTGCTCCTTTCCGGCGGGCTGGATTCCACCACCATCGCGGCACTGGCCTCGCGCGAAATGCCGCTGCGCTCCTTCTCGTTCGGCTTCACCGGCCCGAGGGACGAACGCCCCTACGCCCGTGCCGCGGCTGCCGCCTACGGACTGGAGCATACGGAACTCACAGATGCGACGGGCAAGCCCGACTTTTCCGACATGCTGAACATGCTGTGCCGCGTCTATGACGAACCCTTCGCAGATTCCTCCGCCCTGCCCACCTACCAGCTCTGCCGCCGGGTCAGTGAACGGGTGAAGGTGGCCCTCAGCGGCGACGGCGGCGATGAACTGCTGGCCGGATACGACTACTGGTACGCGCATCTCGTGTCCCCGCCCGCCGCAGACGCCCCCTGCCACGGCTGGAGTCCTGCGGCAGAGCGGCACTGGAACGACATAGCCCATTTCTCCCCTGCGGAAATCGAGGCCATGGGCCTGCCGCCAATGGTCCGCCCCCGCCTGCCCTTTGCGGCAAACTCCGTGGACGATGCCCTGCGGTTCGACCTCGCCACCTTTCTGCCCGCAGACATCCTCAAAAAGACCGACCGCGCCGCCATGGCCCACGGGCTGGAACTGCGCGCCCCCTTTCTGGATACCGATCTGGCCGAATTTCTCATCGCCCTGCCGTGGCAGTACAAAACCGACGGCACAACGCACAAACTGCTGCTGCGACAGGCCTTTGCCGATGCATGGCCGGAAGCGATCCGGCACCGGGGCAAACAGGGCTTCGGTACCAGCACAGGCCAATGGCTTGCCCACCCCGGCATGCAGCTCCTGCGCGAATACTACCTGAAGGACCGCAACCGGCGCATCCGCACCCTGCTGCCCGATGAACAGATCGACCGCCATGCCTCCGGCAACGGGCAAAAATGCTGGCTGCTGCTGGTTCTTGCCGCGTGGCTGGAACACGCGGAATGGCACGCGCAATGA
- a CDS encoding LysR substrate-binding domain-containing protein, translated as MDYNDFYYFTLIAEHNGFSQAERRTGIPKSTLSRRIAKLEKHLGVALFHRSPHHLTLTSAGKTFYAHCRKTVRSASAAVESILALKEEPTGLIRISCHELIAQYYLTTVLVEFMDRYPQVRVELIATDRDIHPVREDMDVVITTHPVRNLPPDLIVKRIAEEELVPVTSPDLLQRFGEPHTLEDVSRYPVIANCADDARTCSLHGQPEETHTGHYWTLSPASGGSAVRVPVQPRFLCSDMRAQYHAALRSAGLAMLPVAFLHDAYANGWLCRVLPDWVGPRKTVHALLPPTKGMLPGVRALLDHLTEHLPQSMGVCRPGMGFTSGIIAAQSESLQQHFDGRPRQ; from the coding sequence ATGGACTACAATGATTTCTACTACTTCACGCTCATCGCGGAGCATAACGGCTTCAGTCAGGCGGAGCGGCGCACCGGAATCCCCAAATCCACCCTGAGCAGACGTATCGCAAAGCTGGAAAAGCATCTCGGGGTGGCGCTCTTTCACAGAAGCCCGCACCATCTCACACTGACCTCTGCCGGAAAAACCTTCTATGCCCACTGCCGCAAAACCGTCCGCAGTGCCTCGGCGGCAGTGGAATCCATTCTGGCGCTGAAGGAAGAACCCACCGGCCTCATCCGCATAAGCTGCCATGAGCTTATCGCCCAGTACTACCTTACAACGGTGCTTGTGGAATTCATGGACAGATACCCTCAGGTGCGTGTGGAGCTTATCGCCACAGACAGAGACATCCATCCCGTCAGGGAAGATATGGACGTGGTTATCACCACCCATCCCGTCCGGAACCTGCCGCCCGACCTGATTGTCAAAAGGATAGCTGAAGAAGAGCTGGTTCCGGTGACAAGCCCCGACCTGCTGCAAAGGTTCGGAGAACCCCACACCCTTGAAGACGTTTCGCGCTATCCCGTCATCGCCAACTGCGCCGATGACGCCCGCACGTGCAGCCTGCACGGTCAGCCGGAAGAGACGCATACGGGGCACTACTGGACCCTCAGCCCCGCATCCGGGGGCAGCGCGGTCCGGGTGCCTGTGCAGCCCCGGTTCCTGTGCTCGGACATGCGCGCCCAGTACCATGCGGCACTGCGCTCCGCAGGACTCGCCATGCTTCCTGTCGCCTTCCTGCACGATGCCTACGCAAACGGCTGGCTGTGCCGCGTTCTTCCCGACTGGGTCGGCCCCAGAAAAACCGTGCATGCACTGCTGCCCCCCACTAAGGGTATGCTTCCCGGCGTCCGCGCCCTGCTGGACCACCTGACCGAACACCTCCCCCAGAGCATGGGCGTGTGCCGACCCGGCATGGGATTTACCTCCGGTATCATCGCCGCGCAGTCAGAAAGCCTGCAGCAACATTTTGACGGCAGACCGCGGCAATAA